The following coding sequences are from one Asterias amurensis chromosome 8, ASM3211899v1 window:
- the LOC139940825 gene encoding metabotropic glutamate receptor 3-like, translating to MMMFGSGILLLTSLILQVSFSFSAKWMNYTQDGDIILAGMVPFEYEPTCTGEMGIYSIQIVETFTFSISEVNQRQDLLPNITLGFDIRDTCNNEDVTLSLVLSLMSRYSTADTIYEIPSCDPGPNLNGQLLGIVGTSKSATSMIAAQATNLYGVPMVSYSATSVELSNKNRFPFFLRTVPSDKFQAQAIIDILARFKWVYVGLIYSLDTYGIRGTQEILALSEKAGICIAFSESIRDINTTPSYIKAVAKKIAAFPKVKVLVMFGGFAGMNLVLQEFQSTHTKETRVLICSDAFDTSAINNDLAGMLQGSLKIKLNYYEIPGIKSHFSQLTSQSQVSPWFLAYYESWLKNNNCSDITLCPIPFSGTNMPIYMSVYAFAHAFDDMLRSRCPQMTKDCLAIVRNVTGNDVTPYLFNVKFNGPTGTFKFNQDGDSDGAYIINALTVVSNGFAWHEVGYWDTQNLDIPFSINESAITWPGSEPRPPISVCSDECPPGYLVIPTEEKCCWECIQCDPYEFVDGDICSPCPSLLWPTTDFTSCEIIPATMINAQDAMIIVLIALCVAGVLLACLSIIGLISYRKHPLIKATGRVLSLLAICGTVLALLTTFAFLIYPSTASCSGCAALIAMCFTMTYAPTLLKVNRIHRIFKAAKKSTRPPCMIRPKDQIIMSTILMTIQVVIVIVSALAGDLSQPQRLMPDKMSKYVEIYCQFGNGFIASCVYNLLLILACCFYAFKTRKVPSNYNESKFIAVSVYSTLVLCLAAVPVYTTAVAVIQKVATLCMALVLNAYLTLVCVYLPKLYAVRFVKNIDILKCSSMMTKESVFKIRDLPGSVETKTVPSVII from the exons ATGATGATGTTTGGTTCTGGTATCCTCCTCCTGACCAGTCTCATCCTACAAGTCTCATTTTCTTTCTCAGCCAAATGGATGAATTATACCCAAGACGGTGATATCATTCTCGCTGGAATGGTACCGTTTGAATATGAACCGACTTGTACAGGAGAGATGGGGATATATTCCATACAGATTGTTGAAACTTTTACCTTTTCAATCAGCGAAGTGAACCAGCGCCAAGACCTGCTGCCAAATATCACTTTAGGTTTCGATATCAGAGATACTTGTAACAATGAAGATGTGACATTATCATTGGTGCTTTCTCTAATGAGTCGCTACTCAACTGCCGACACAATCTACGAGATACCAAGCTGCGACCCAGGGCCTAACCTCAACGGTCAACTGCTCGGTATTGTCGGTACATCGAAGAGTGCAACGAGCATGATCGCCGCTCAAGCTACCAATCTGTACGGTGTCCCAATGGTGTCCTACTCCGCTACGAGTGTAGAACTAAGTAATAAGAACCGGTTCCCGTTCTTCTTACGAACTGTACCATCAGATAAGTTTCAAGCCCAGGCTATTATTGACATCTTGGCTCGTTTTAAGTGGGTTTATGTTGGGTTAATATACTCCTTGGACACTTACGGAATTCGGGGAACACAGGAGATCTTGGCATTGTCGGAGAAAGCTGGTATTTGTATCGCCTTTTCGGAATCGATTCGAGATATTAATACCACACCCTCTTATATTAAGGCAGTTGCTAAGAAGATCGCAGCATTCCCAAAGGTGAAAGTGTTGGTGATGTTCGGTGGATTTGCTGGAATGAACTTAGTCTTGCAGGAGTTTCAATCTACGCATACTAAAGAAACACGGGTCCTGATTTGCAGCGATGCTTTCGATACGTCAGCCATCAACAACGACCTTGCAGGTATGCTCCAAGGGAGTCTGAAAATAAAACTGAACTATTACGAAATCCCTGGCATTAAATCTCATTTCAGTCAACTGACGAGCCAGAGTCAAGTCAGTCCATGGTTTCTTGCTTATTATGAATCCTGGTTGAAGAACAACAACTGCTCAGATATTACCTTGTGCCCAATTCCTTTCTCAGGAACCAACATGCCGATTTACATGTCTGTATATGCGTTTGCTCACGCGTTTGACGATATGCTGAGATCAAGATGTCCACAAATGACGAAGGACTGTCTGGCCATAGTACGTAACGTCACTGGTAATGACGTCACACCATATCTCTTCAATGTCAAGTTTAATGGACCAACTGGGACCTTTAAGTTCAATCAAGATGGCGACTCGGACGGAGCATACATCATTAATGCTCTAACGGTAGTCTCAAACGGATTCGCATGGCACGAAGTCGGTTATTGGGACACTCAAAACCTTGACATACCATTCTCGATAAATGAATCGGCAATAACATGGCCAGGAAGTGAACCTCGGCCACCGATTTCAGTTTGCAGTGATGAATGTCCACCAGGTTACCTTGTCATTCCAACAGAGGAGAAATGCTGCTGGGAATGCATTCAATGTGACCCGTATGAGTTTGTGGATGGTGACATCTGCTCTCCGTGTCCATCACTTCTCTGGCCGACCACTGATTTTACATCATGTGAGATTATTCCAGCAACTATGATCAATGCACAAGATGCGATGATCATTGTTCTCATTGCTTTGTGTGTAGCTGGTGTCCTCCTTGCATGCCTCAGCATTATTGGTTTGATATCTTATCGTAAACACCCATTGATAAAAGCCACCGGTCGTGTACTGAGTCTTCTAGCCATCTGCGGCACCGTCTTAGCTTTGTTGACAACCTTTGCGTTCCTCATCTACCCATCCACTGCATCCTGCTCAGGGTGTGCTGCTTTGATTGCTATGTGCTTCACCATGACGTATGCTCCCACCTTACTCAAGGTAAATCGAATCCATCGGATCTTCAAAGCAGCCAAGAAGTCCACAAGACCACCTTGTATGATCCGCCCAAAGGATCAAATCATTATGTCCACTATTCTCATGACGATTCAG GTTGTGATCGTGATTGTATCTGCTCTGGCAGGAGACCTAAGCCAACCACAGCGACTCATGCCCGACAAAATGAGCAAGTACGTCGAGATTTACTGTCAGTTCGGGAACGGTTTTATTGCCTCGTGCGTGTACAACCTGCTCCTGATCTTGGCTTGCTGCTTCTATGCCTTCAAGACCCGTAAGGTACCCAGTAACTACAATGAGTCCAAGTTCATCGCCGTCAGCGTCTACTCCACGCTGGTATTGTGCTTGGCCGCTGTACCCGTCTACACTACGGCAGTTGCAGTCATACAGAAGGTGGCGACGCTGTGTATGGCGCTGGTTCTTAACGCTTACCTGACGTTGGTCTGCGTCTACTTGCCCAAGCTCTACGCTGTACGTTTCGTTAAGAACATTGACATACTGAAGTGCAGTAGTATGATGACTAAAGAGTCTGTCTTTAAGATTCGTGATTTACCTGGGTCTGTGGAAACTAAGACAGTTCCATCGGTGATCATTTAA